One window of Acidimicrobiales bacterium genomic DNA carries:
- the cysT gene encoding sulfate ABC transporter permease subunit CysT, with translation MASAPVALGGPARVAGPRGLAGLNRGTIFGAGLATMWLSLLVLIPLGAVVWRASEDGTTAFWDAVTAPEAAAAIRLTVGASLFVALVNVVFGTLIAWVLVRDDFRGKRIVDALIDLPFALPTIVAGLVLLALYGVESPVGISLAYTRAGVVVALLFVTLPFVVRTVQPVLLEFDREMEEAAASLGASRLTVFRRVVLPNLLPAISAGTALAFARAISEFGSTVLISGNLPLKTQVAAVHIFGQIETDNTTGAAAVATVLLVVALVVLVGLDALQRWAARRA, from the coding sequence TTGGCTAGTGCACCCGTGGCGCTCGGGGGCCCCGCCCGTGTGGCGGGGCCCCGGGGCCTGGCGGGACTGAACCGCGGCACCATCTTCGGTGCCGGCCTGGCCACCATGTGGCTCAGCCTCCTCGTCTTGATCCCGCTCGGTGCCGTGGTGTGGCGGGCCAGCGAGGACGGGACGACGGCGTTCTGGGACGCCGTCACGGCACCCGAGGCGGCCGCCGCCATCCGGCTCACCGTCGGTGCGTCGTTGTTCGTGGCGCTGGTCAACGTGGTGTTCGGCACCCTCATCGCCTGGGTGCTCGTGCGCGACGACTTCCGCGGCAAGCGCATCGTCGACGCCCTCATCGACCTGCCGTTCGCCCTCCCCACCATCGTGGCCGGCCTGGTGCTCCTCGCCCTCTACGGGGTCGAAAGCCCGGTGGGCATCAGCCTCGCCTACACCCGAGCCGGAGTCGTGGTGGCGCTGCTGTTCGTGACCCTGCCCTTCGTCGTGCGCACCGTGCAGCCCGTCCTCCTCGAGTTCGACCGGGAGATGGAGGAGGCGGCCGCCTCGCTGGGCGCCAGCCGTCTCACCGTCTTCCGCCGCGTCGTGCTGCCGAACCTCCTGCCCGCCATCTCGGCCGGCACCGCCCTGGCCTTCGCCCGCGCCATCAGCGAGTTCGGGTCCACGGTGCTGATCTCGGGCAACCTGCCGCTGAAGACCCAGGTGGCGGCGGTGCACATCTTTGGGCAGATCGAGACCGACAACACCACCGGTGCGGCCGCTGTCGCCACGGTGCTCCTGGTCGTCGCCCTCGTCGTCCTCGTGGGCCTCGACGCCCTCCAGCGCTGGGCGGCCCGCCGTGCGTGA